One window of the Sphaerochaeta associata genome contains the following:
- a CDS encoding 4Fe-4S binding protein — translation MNRKGLLPNLFFITLAYFALGIISILFANLALLCMALPFILLAKAKKKLWCQSYCPRASLLNAAGRRKNWRKNPAFITNGRLRRIMIWYFGLNLLFITGSTVQVALGRMEAMPYIRLFIAIELFSLPQLLTVQAPLFLIHLSYRFYGMMASTTLLALVLSRIYRPRIWCAVCPIGTLSDSALRLERRT, via the coding sequence ATGAACAGAAAGGGATTGCTGCCCAACCTCTTTTTCATCACCTTGGCTTATTTTGCACTCGGCATTATTTCCATACTCTTTGCCAATCTTGCACTCTTGTGCATGGCACTTCCATTCATCCTGCTTGCCAAGGCGAAGAAGAAGCTTTGGTGCCAAAGCTACTGCCCTCGTGCAAGTCTGCTCAATGCAGCAGGGAGAAGGAAGAACTGGAGAAAGAATCCAGCTTTCATCACCAACGGCAGACTCCGGCGCATCATGATCTGGTACTTCGGGCTCAACCTGCTCTTCATCACCGGCTCAACCGTCCAAGTGGCACTGGGAAGAATGGAAGCGATGCCGTACATCAGGCTTTTCATCGCCATCGAGCTCTTCAGCCTGCCTCAGCTTCTCACCGTCCAGGCCCCTCTTTTCCTTATCCATCTCTCCTATCGCTTCTACGGAATGATGGCATCGACAACCCTATTGGCGTTGGTGCTTTCACGCATCTACAGACCCAGAATCTGGTGTGCTGTCTGCCCGATCGGGACGCTCAGCGATTCTGCGCTCCGATTGGAACGGAGGACTTGA